In Falco biarmicus isolate bFalBia1 chromosome 6, bFalBia1.pri, whole genome shotgun sequence, the following are encoded in one genomic region:
- the GREM2 gene encoding gremlin-2, with amino-acid sequence MIWKFALSVFLMAALVRVTDTRKNRPAGAIPSPYKDSSSNHSERRQQLNKEVLASSQEALVVTERKYLKSDWCKTQPLRQTVSEEGCISRTIINRFCYGQCNSFYIPRHVKKEEESFQSCAFCKPHKVTSSTVQLECPELDPPFRLKKIQKVKQCRCMSVNLNNSGKL; translated from the coding sequence ATGATTTGGAAATTCGCCTTGTCCGTTTTCCTGATGGCAGCGCTGGTTCGAGTCACGGACACGAGGAAAAACCGTCCGGCGGGCGCCATTCCCTCCCCTTacaaggacagcagcagcaaccactCGGAGCGGAGGCAGCAGCTGAATAAGGAGGTGCTGGCCTCCAGCCAGGAGGCCTTGGTGGTCACCGAGAGGAAATACCTCAAGAGCGACTGGTGCAAGACGCAGCCCCTGCGGCAGACTGTCAGCGAGGAGGGCTGCATAAGCCGCACCATCATCAACCGCTTTTGCTATGGGCAGTGCAACTCCTTCTACATACCGCGGCACgtgaagaaggaggaggagtcCTTCCAGTCCTGCGCGTTCTGCAAGCCACACAAGGTCACCTCTTCCACCGTGCAGCTGGAGTGCCCAGAGCTGGACCCACCCTTCCGACTCAAGAAAATCCAGAAGGTCAAGCAGTGCCGGTGCATGTCTGTGAATCTTAACAACTCGGGCAAACTGTGA